The proteins below come from a single Fusobacterium nucleatum genomic window:
- a CDS encoding aminoacyl-histidine dipeptidase, whose amino-acid sequence MSRKLENLKPERVFYYFEELSKIPRESANEKAVSNFLVDTAKKLGLEVYQDKINNIIIKKPATKGYENSDGVILQGHMDMVCEKELDSNHNFKTDGLDLIIDGNYLRADKTTLGADNGIAVAMGLAILEDKNIEHPEIELLVTVEEETTMRGAMELEENILTGKMLINIDSEEEGWVTVGSAGGKEVSITFNEEKEKFNNTNSDFYRLEVKNLFGGHSGAEIHKNRLNANKVMSEVISEIKKDFDIKLCDIKGGSKDNAIPRECYFDIAVDKPSSQNLMNKSKEIFENFKNKYIKQDLNITFEISNLENKYDKIYSKNLFEKVLGLLKDLPTGVNTWLKEYPDIVESSDNLAIIKVIDNKITVIVSLRSSEPTVLDSLEEKIITVAKKYNASYKVSDGYPEWRFKPISRLRDTAVKTYQDLFNEKMQVAVIHAGLECGAISMHYPNLDMISIGPNIYDVHTPKEKMEIASVEKYYKYLVELLKNLK is encoded by the coding sequence ATGTCAAGAAAATTAGAAAACTTAAAACCAGAAAGAGTATTTTATTATTTTGAAGAATTATCTAAAATTCCAAGAGAATCAGCAAATGAAAAAGCTGTGAGTAATTTTTTAGTAGATACTGCTAAAAAATTGGGGTTGGAAGTATATCAAGATAAAATAAATAATATAATTATTAAAAAACCTGCAACTAAGGGGTATGAAAATTCAGATGGAGTAATACTTCAAGGACATATGGATATGGTTTGTGAAAAAGAACTTGACTCCAACCATAATTTTAAAACAGATGGACTTGATTTAATTATTGATGGTAATTATTTAAGAGCAGATAAGACAACTCTTGGGGCAGATAATGGAATAGCAGTTGCTATGGGACTTGCTATTCTTGAAGATAAAAATATAGAACACCCAGAAATTGAATTACTTGTTACTGTTGAAGAGGAAACAACAATGAGAGGAGCTATGGAACTTGAAGAAAATATTTTAACTGGAAAAATGTTAATCAATATTGATTCAGAGGAAGAAGGCTGGGTTACTGTGGGTAGTGCTGGTGGTAAAGAAGTATCTATCACATTCAATGAGGAAAAAGAGAAATTTAATAATACTAATTCAGATTTTTATAGATTAGAAGTTAAAAATCTATTTGGAGGGCATTCAGGAGCTGAAATTCATAAAAATAGATTAAATGCTAATAAGGTTATGAGTGAAGTTATATCAGAAATTAAAAAAGATTTTGATATAAAATTATGTGATATTAAAGGTGGTTCAAAGGATAATGCAATTCCAAGAGAATGCTATTTTGATATAGCTGTTGATAAGCCTTCTTCTCAAAATCTTATGAATAAGAGTAAAGAAATTTTTGAAAACTTTAAAAATAAATATATAAAACAAGATCTTAATATCACTTTTGAAATATCTAACTTAGAAAATAAATATGATAAGATTTATTCTAAGAATTTATTTGAAAAAGTTTTAGGACTTTTAAAGGATTTACCAACAGGAGTAAATACTTGGCTAAAAGAATATCCTGATATAGTTGAAAGTTCAGATAATTTAGCTATTATTAAAGTTATAGATAATAAAATTACTGTTATAGTATCTTTAAGAAGTTCTGAACCTACTGTTTTAGATAGCTTAGAAGAAAAAATAATTACTGTTGCTAAAAAATATAATGCTAGTTATAAAGTGAGTGATGGCTATCCTGAATGGAGATTTAAACCTATATCTCGTTTAAGAGATACTGCTGTTAAAACTTATCAAGATTTATTTAATGAAAAAATGCAAGTAGCTGTTATCCATGCAGGACTTGAATGTGGTGCAATTTCTATGCACTACCCAAATTTAGATATGATTTCAATAGGACCTAATATCTATGATGTTCATACTCCAAAAGAAAAAATGGAGATAGCTTCTGTTGAAAAGTATTACAAATATTTAGTTGAATTATTAAAAAATTTAAAATAA
- a CDS encoding cytidylate kinase-like family protein, translating into MNRIITIGREFGSGGRTIAKMVGEKLGIKVYNNELLIKIAKESGLAQAYVAERSENLTLSDLIGRSLSGFGTYNQVLVEDNLWKMQSEVILDLAKKDTCIIVGRCADYILKDKANCLKVFIYASLEERINRIVSVYGESDVAPEKRLKGKDKHRSLFYNYFTDMKWGDPHNYDICLNSGILGFEKCVDIISSLY; encoded by the coding sequence ATGAATAGAATTATAACAATTGGGCGTGAATTTGGTAGTGGTGGAAGAACAATAGCTAAAATGGTAGGTGAAAAACTTGGAATTAAAGTATATAATAATGAATTACTTATAAAAATTGCCAAAGAAAGTGGACTTGCTCAGGCTTATGTTGCAGAAAGATCTGAAAATTTAACTTTAAGTGATTTAATTGGAAGAAGTCTTTCTGGGTTTGGAACTTATAATCAAGTGTTAGTTGAAGATAATCTATGGAAAATGCAAAGTGAAGTCATTTTAGACTTGGCTAAGAAAGATACTTGTATTATTGTTGGAAGATGTGCAGACTATATTTTAAAAGATAAAGCAAATTGTTTAAAAGTATTTATATATGCTAGTTTAGAAGAAAGAATTAATCGTATTGTTTCTGTCTATGGAGAAAGTGATGTTGCTCCTGAGAAGCGTTTAAAAGGTAAAGATAAACATCGTAGCTTATTTTACAACTATTTTACAGATATGAAGTGGGGCGATCCCCATAATTATGATATTTGTTTAAATAGTGGAATACTTGGATTTGAAAAATGTGTTGATATAATTAGCTCTTTATACTAA
- a CDS encoding efflux RND transporter permease subunit, protein MSLAGISIRRPVATTMVMVSFIFIGLLAMFSMKKELIPDINIPVVTISTTWNGAVAEDVETQVTKKIKDSLSNVEAIDKIQTTSSYGSSSVVVNFDFGVNTNDKVTQIQREVSKITNDLPKDANSPIVRKVDAATGSMTAVIAFNSDNKTALNTFIKEKLKPRLESLAGIGEVTIAGNPEKQLQIQVDSDKLSAYNLSPMELYSIIRTAVTTYPIGKLSTGNKDMIIRFMGELDYIDQYENILINSNGNSLRLKDVADVVLTTEDPDRLGYLKGKDSIIVLLSKSSDGDTIGLNSAAFKVIEEMKPYMPAGTEYSIELDNSENINSSISNVSSSAIQGLVLATIILFVFLKSFRTTILISLALPVAIIFTFAFLSMRGTTLNLISLMGLSIGVGMLTDNSVVVVDNIYRHITELNSPVLEAAENGTEEVTFSVIASALTTMVVFIPILFIPGLAREFFRDMSYAIIFSNLAAIIVAITMIPMLASRFLNRKSMKTEDGRLFKKVKARYLKIIHWAYAHKGKTIFIMVFLFFFSIFVGPKLLKFEFMPKQDEGKYSLMAELQNGTDIEKAKRIAKELENIVKNDSYTQSYLMLVSTSNISINADVGKKGTRKESIFDIMNDIRKQAKNVLDARISLSNQFSGGRSTKDVEFLIQGMNQDEIKQFGKQILKKLQNYNGIVDLSSTLDPGIIELRINIDRDKITSYGINPTVVAQTLSYYMLGGDKANTATLKTDSEEIDVLIRLPKDKRNDVNILQSLNIKVGDNKFVKLSDVATIQYAEGTSKINKKNGIYTVTISANDGGVGLAAIQQKMIEEFNSLNPPSSISYSWGGQTENMQKTMSQLSFALSISIFLIYALLASQFESFIMPIIIIGSIPLALIGVIWGLVVTGQSIDIMVMIGVILLAGVVVNNAIVLIDFIKTMRIRGHDKEYSVMYSCETRLRPILMTTMTTVFGMMPMALGLGEGSEFYRGMAITVIFGLSFSTILTLVLIPVLYSVVDDFTTKLITKLKIISRKSKRKGAKS, encoded by the coding sequence ATGTCGTTAGCAGGAATTTCAATTCGTAGACCAGTTGCGACAACTATGGTAATGGTATCATTTATTTTTATTGGACTTTTAGCAATGTTTTCAATGAAAAAAGAATTAATACCAGATATAAATATTCCAGTTGTAACAATCTCTACAACTTGGAATGGAGCTGTTGCAGAAGATGTTGAAACACAGGTTACAAAAAAGATAAAAGATAGTCTTTCCAATGTTGAAGCTATTGATAAAATACAAACTACATCTTCTTATGGTAGTTCATCAGTAGTTGTAAACTTTGATTTTGGAGTGAATACCAATGATAAAGTTACACAAATTCAAAGAGAAGTTTCAAAAATAACTAATGATTTACCTAAGGATGCTAATAGTCCAATAGTTAGAAAAGTAGATGCTGCCACTGGAAGTATGACAGCAGTAATTGCCTTTAACTCTGATAATAAGACTGCACTTAATACTTTCATAAAAGAGAAATTAAAACCAAGACTTGAGAGTTTAGCAGGTATAGGAGAAGTTACTATTGCTGGTAATCCTGAAAAGCAATTACAAATCCAAGTTGATAGTGATAAATTATCTGCTTATAATTTATCACCTATGGAGTTATATAGTATTATAAGAACAGCAGTTACAACTTATCCCATTGGTAAGTTATCAACTGGAAATAAAGATATGATTATTAGATTTATGGGAGAACTTGACTATATAGATCAATATGAAAATATCTTAATCAATTCAAATGGTAACTCATTGAGATTAAAAGATGTTGCTGATGTTGTACTAACAACAGAAGATCCAGATAGATTAGGATATCTTAAAGGCAAAGATTCTATAATTGTACTTTTATCAAAATCATCTGATGGTGATACAATAGGTTTAAATAGTGCTGCATTTAAGGTTATAGAAGAAATGAAACCATATATGCCAGCAGGAACTGAATACAGTATAGAGCTTGATAATTCGGAAAACATTAATAGCTCAATTTCAAATGTTTCAAGTTCAGCTATACAAGGACTTGTACTTGCAACTATTATATTGTTTGTTTTCTTAAAAAGTTTTAGAACAACTATACTTATTTCATTGGCACTTCCAGTTGCAATAATATTTACTTTTGCTTTTTTATCAATGAGAGGTACAACTCTTAACTTGATTTCACTTATGGGATTGTCAATAGGTGTTGGCATGCTTACAGATAACTCAGTTGTTGTTGTGGATAATATTTATAGACATATCACAGAATTAAATTCTCCTGTTTTAGAGGCTGCTGAAAATGGGACAGAAGAAGTCACATTCTCAGTTATAGCTTCTGCATTAACTACAATGGTAGTTTTTATACCTATATTATTTATTCCAGGACTTGCTAGAGAATTTTTTAGAGATATGTCCTATGCAATTATATTTTCAAACTTAGCAGCAATAATTGTGGCAATAACTATGATACCAATGTTGGCTAGTAGATTTTTAAATAGAAAATCTATGAAAACTGAAGATGGAAGATTGTTTAAAAAAGTAAAAGCAAGATATTTAAAGATTATTCACTGGGCTTATGCACATAAAGGAAAAACAATTTTTATTATGGTATTTCTATTTTTCTTTAGTATCTTTGTAGGACCAAAGCTATTAAAATTTGAATTTATGCCTAAACAAGATGAAGGAAAGTATTCATTGATGGCTGAATTACAAAATGGTACAGATATAGAAAAAGCAAAAAGAATTGCAAAAGAATTGGAAAATATTGTAAAAAATGATTCTTATACTCAAAGTTATTTAATGCTTGTAAGTACATCTAATATTTCTATAAATGCAGATGTTGGAAAAAAAGGTACAAGAAAAGAAAGTATATTTGATATTATGAATGATATCAGAAAACAAGCTAAGAATGTATTGGATGCAAGAATATCACTATCTAACCAATTTTCAGGTGGAAGATCTACAAAAGATGTTGAATTTTTAATACAGGGTATGAACCAAGATGAAATTAAACAATTTGGTAAACAGATTCTTAAAAAATTACAAAATTATAATGGAATTGTTGACTTGTCCTCAACACTTGATCCAGGAATTATAGAATTAAGAATAAATATTGATAGAGATAAAATAACAAGTTACGGTATTAATCCTACTGTTGTTGCTCAAACATTGAGTTATTATATGTTAGGAGGAGATAAAGCTAATACTGCAACTTTAAAAACTGATAGTGAAGAAATAGATGTATTGATAAGATTGCCTAAGGATAAGAGAAATGATGTAAATATTTTACAATCTTTAAATATTAAGGTTGGAGATAATAAATTTGTAAAATTATCTGATGTTGCGACTATACAATATGCAGAGGGAACTTCTAAAATAAATAAGAAAAATGGTATATATACTGTTACTATTTCTGCCAATGATGGTGGAGTTGGTTTAGCTGCTATACAACAAAAAATGATAGAAGAATTTAATAGTTTAAATCCTCCATCATCTATTTCATATAGTTGGGGTGGACAAACTGAAAATATGCAAAAGACTATGAGTCAATTATCATTTGCATTGTCTATTTCTATTTTCTTAATCTATGCACTGCTTGCTTCACAATTTGAAAGTTTTATAATGCCAATTATAATAATAGGTTCTATTCCATTAGCATTAATTGGAGTTATTTGGGGACTTGTAGTTACAGGGCAATCAATAGATATAATGGTTATGATAGGAGTAATTCTTCTAGCAGGAGTTGTTGTTAATAATGCCATTGTACTTATAGATTTTATTAAAACAATGCGAATAAGAGGACATGATAAAGAATATTCTGTTATGTATTCTTGTGAAACAAGATTAAGACCTATACTTATGACAACAATGACAACTGTATTTGGTATGATGCCTATGGCATTAGGTTTAGGTGAAGGTTCAGAATTTTATAGAGGAATGGCTATCACAGTAATATTTGGATTGTCGTTCTCAACAATTCTAACATTAGTGTTGATTCCAGTTTTATATTCTGTGGTTGATGATTTTACTACAAAATTAATAACTAAATTAAAAATTATTTCTCGTAAATCTAAAAGAAAAGGAGCTAAATCATGA
- a CDS encoding efflux RND transporter periplasmic adaptor subunit, whose amino-acid sequence MKKILTIFLAASLLLVACGKDKEEKKETTKQEATATDEQKSLKLVEVSEIKIREISKLFDSSAVWEPLAKVDFSTDKGGTVKKIFKKNGEFVKKGEVIVKLSDAQTEADFLQAKANYQTATSNYNIARNNYQKFKTLYDKQLISYLEFSNYEASYTSAQGNLEVAKAAYMNAQDSYSKLIARAEISGVVGNLFIKEGNNIAAKETLFTILNDSQMQSYVGIAPEAISKVKIGDDIKVRIDALGKDYIAKIAELNPIADNTTKNFKVKLTLDNPDKEIKDGMFGNVVIPVGQSSVLSIEDEAIVTRDLVNYVFKYENGKVRQIEVKVGATNLPYTEISSPEIKEGDKIVVKGLFGLQDNDDVEIKNGVNK is encoded by the coding sequence ATGAAAAAAATACTAACAATATTTCTTGCAGCTAGTTTATTATTAGTTGCTTGTGGAAAAGATAAAGAAGAAAAAAAAGAAACTACTAAACAAGAAGCTACTGCTACTGATGAACAAAAATCATTAAAACTTGTTGAAGTTTCAGAAATAAAAATTAGGGAAATATCAAAACTTTTTGATTCAAGTGCTGTATGGGAGCCATTAGCAAAAGTTGATTTTTCAACTGATAAAGGTGGAACAGTAAAGAAAATTTTTAAAAAGAATGGTGAATTTGTAAAAAAGGGAGAAGTTATTGTAAAACTTTCTGATGCACAAACAGAAGCTGATTTTTTACAAGCTAAGGCAAATTATCAAACAGCAACTTCAAATTATAATATAGCAAGAAATAACTATCAAAAGTTTAAAACACTTTATGATAAACAACTAATTTCGTATTTAGAGTTTTCAAATTATGAAGCCTCTTATACAAGTGCACAAGGAAATTTAGAGGTAGCCAAAGCAGCATATATGAATGCACAAGACAGTTATAGTAAACTTATAGCAAGGGCTGAAATTAGTGGAGTTGTTGGAAATTTATTTATAAAAGAGGGAAATAATATTGCTGCAAAAGAAACTTTATTTACTATTTTAAATGATAGTCAAATGCAATCTTATGTTGGAATTGCTCCTGAAGCTATATCAAAAGTAAAAATTGGTGATGACATAAAAGTAAGAATTGATGCTCTTGGGAAAGATTATATAGCAAAAATTGCTGAATTAAACCCTATTGCTGATAATACAACAAAGAATTTTAAAGTAAAACTAACTCTTGATAATCCAGATAAAGAGATAAAAGATGGTATGTTTGGTAATGTTGTAATCCCTGTTGGACAATCTTCTGTTTTAAGTATAGAAGATGAAGCTATTGTTACAAGAGATTTAGTTAATTATGTATTTAAGTATGAAAATGGAAAAGTAAGACAGATTGAGGTCAAAGTTGGAGCAACAAATTTACCTTATACAGAAATTTCTTCACCTGAAATAAAAGAGGGAGACAAAATAGTTGTAAAAGGATTATTTGGACTTCAAGACAATGATGATGTTGAAATTAAAAATGGGGTGAATAAATAA
- a CDS encoding TolC family protein — MKKILTIFLLMTNIVLARDLTLEQAIDLSLNNSKEMKISEKNLDISKLNVSKAFKNALPSVTYSGAYTIGEHKRQILTQTEKDRVNKKRGYTQNIRLTQPLFTGGAITAGIKGAKAYENIANYSFLQSKIKNRLDTIKIFSDIINAKRNLEALEYSENILQKRYQKQDEQLKLRLITKTDILQTEYSIEDINAQIINTKNTIDTNMEKLYIRTGISKSEPLNLIPFDVPNNFSEKININTDLRQAINESLSAKIAEEQVKVASATRMAAVGDLLPKVNAYASYGTGERTTFEKSYKDGEWTGGIEVSWKAFSFGSDLDSYRVAKLQEEQEELRETSTKENIEINVRSAYLNVLSLEKQIASQSKALEVAKVNFELNQEKYDAGLISTVDYLDFENTYRQARIAYNKVLLDYYYAFETYRSLLI; from the coding sequence ATGAAAAAAATATTAACAATATTTCTTCTGATGACAAATATTGTTTTAGCCAGAGATTTAACTTTGGAACAGGCAATAGATTTATCATTGAATAATAGTAAAGAGATGAAAATATCAGAAAAAAATTTAGATATCTCAAAATTAAATGTAAGTAAGGCTTTTAAAAATGCTTTACCCTCTGTAACATATTCTGGGGCTTATACCATTGGAGAACATAAAAGACAAATTTTAACTCAAACTGAAAAAGATAGAGTTAATAAAAAAAGAGGATATACACAAAATATAAGATTAACACAACCTCTTTTTACAGGTGGAGCTATAACAGCTGGTATTAAAGGTGCAAAAGCCTATGAAAATATAGCAAATTACTCATTTTTACAAAGTAAAATAAAAAATAGACTTGATACTATAAAAATATTTTCAGATATAATAAATGCAAAAAGAAATTTAGAGGCTCTTGAGTATTCAGAAAATATTTTACAAAAGAGATATCAAAAACAAGATGAGCAATTAAAATTAAGACTTATAACTAAGACTGATATTTTGCAAACAGAATATTCAATAGAAGATATCAATGCACAAATAATTAATACTAAAAATACAATAGATACAAATATGGAAAAATTATATATAAGAACTGGGATTAGTAAAAGTGAACCTTTAAATTTAATACCTTTTGATGTTCCTAATAATTTTTCTGAAAAGATAAACATAAATACTGATTTAAGACAAGCTATAAATGAAAGTTTATCTGCAAAAATTGCAGAAGAACAAGTGAAAGTAGCTTCAGCAACTAGAATGGCTGCTGTTGGAGATTTACTACCTAAGGTAAATGCTTATGCTTCTTATGGAACAGGTGAAAGAACAACATTTGAAAAAAGTTATAAAGATGGAGAATGGACAGGTGGAATCGAAGTTTCTTGGAAAGCATTTTCTTTTGGAAGTGATTTAGATAGCTATAGAGTGGCAAAACTACAAGAAGAACAAGAAGAATTAAGAGAAACTTCAACAAAAGAAAATATAGAAATAAATGTAAGAAGTGCTTATCTTAATGTGTTGAGTTTAGAAAAGCAAATAGCTTCTCAATCTAAAGCTTTAGAAGTTGCAAAAGTTAATTTTGAATTAAATCAAGAAAAATATGATGCTGGTCTTATCTCAACAGTTGATTATTTAGATTTTGAAAATACTTATAGACAAGCAAGAATAGCATACAATAAAGTTTTACTTGATTATTATTATGCTTTTGAAACATATAGATCACTATTAATATAG
- a CDS encoding TetR/AcrR family transcriptional regulator, whose product MNCDIDKKKLILEKAKDTIITESYSSLSISKLTSELNISKGSFYTYFPSKDKMLSEILDEYIENIIIFKNNLLENSKNIDECLDYYINSILSLSDEELKLELVITNLKRNYEVFNEENFKKLKIIACTMIDFIKEVLNKYKKDINIDEKDIEKCSKMIFSIAEVFLVMENVDFNSDRFSFKTLDEVKKMYRSDEMKEHLEFIKKNIKKILY is encoded by the coding sequence ATGAATTGTGACATAGATAAAAAAAAATTAATTTTAGAAAAAGCAAAAGATACTATAATAACAGAAAGCTATAGTAGCCTATCAATAAGCAAATTAACATCAGAACTTAATATATCTAAAGGAAGTTTCTATACTTACTTTCCTTCAAAAGACAAGATGTTAAGTGAAATTTTAGATGAATATATTGAAAATATAATAATTTTTAAAAATAATTTATTAGAAAATTCAAAAAATATAGATGAATGTTTAGATTACTATATAAATTCTATATTAAGTTTAAGTGATGAGGAGTTAAAACTAGAATTAGTAATAACAAATTTAAAAAGAAACTATGAAGTTTTTAATGAAGAAAATTTTAAAAAATTAAAGATAATTGCTTGTACTATGATAGATTTTATAAAAGAGGTTCTAAATAAATATAAAAAAGATATAAATATTGATGAAAAAGATATAGAAAAATGTTCTAAAATGATATTTAGTATAGCTGAGGTATTTCTTGTAATGGAAAATGTTGATTTTAATAGTGATAGATTTTCATTTAAAACATTAGATGAAGTTAAAAAAATGTATAGAAGTGATGAGATGAAAGAACATCTTGAATTTATAAAGAAAAATATTAAAAAAATTTTATATTAA
- the sppA gene encoding signal peptide peptidase SppA yields MKILHYLKRFILFVIKEILSFFIKLFLFLFIVGIIISAVIKNFEEKPAVTIKNKAYVLINLADSYNERLLKSNLFEDDSINFYTLLQSIENASYDDRVEGIILKLNGDSLSYAQSEELAHELSMARAADKKIIAYFENVGRKNYYIASYANEIYMPSANSTNVSIYPYFREEFYIKKLADKFGVKFNIIHVGDYKSYMENLASSTMSKEAREDIVRILDENYNNFLDIVSLNRKISRDNLDKVIKDGELVAASSVDLMNNNLIDKYAYWDNIISMVGGKDKIITIQEYAKNYNKEGSMADSNNIVYVIPLEGDIVESQTEIFSGEENINTSETLEKLNIAKENDKVKAIVLRVNSPGGSALTSDIIAEKIRELAEKKPVYVSMSSVAASGGYYISANAHKIFVDRNTITGSIGVVSILPDFSKLITDNGVNIEKISEGEYSDLYSTDSFTEKKYNKIYNSNLKVYEDFLNVVSKGRKIDKEKLKTIAEGRIWTGDEAIKIGLADEIGGLNETIYAIAEDNDMDEYAVVVAKDKFEIGNIYKKYSKYIKMDAKDLIKEKIFKNYLYNKPVTYLPYDVLD; encoded by the coding sequence ATGAAAATTTTACACTATCTAAAAAGATTTATATTGTTTGTAATAAAAGAAATTTTATCATTTTTTATAAAATTATTTTTATTCTTATTTATTGTTGGTATTATTATAAGTGCTGTTATTAAAAATTTTGAGGAAAAACCAGCAGTAACTATAAAAAATAAAGCCTATGTCTTAATAAATCTTGCTGATAGTTATAATGAGAGATTATTAAAATCAAATTTATTTGAAGATGATTCTATTAATTTTTATACTTTATTACAAAGCATTGAGAATGCTTCTTATGATGATAGAGTTGAAGGAATTATTTTAAAATTAAATGGAGATTCTTTAAGTTATGCCCAAAGTGAAGAGTTAGCACATGAGTTGTCAATGGCAAGAGCAGCTGATAAAAAAATAATTGCTTATTTTGAAAATGTAGGTAGAAAAAATTATTATATAGCTTCTTATGCTAATGAAATATATATGCCAAGTGCTAATTCAACAAATGTAAGTATATATCCATATTTCAGAGAAGAATTTTATATTAAAAAATTAGCTGATAAATTTGGTGTAAAATTTAATATTATTCATGTTGGAGATTATAAAAGTTATATGGAAAATCTAGCTAGTAGTACAATGTCAAAGGAGGCAAGGGAAGACATTGTTAGGATTTTAGATGAAAATTATAATAATTTTTTAGATATAGTTTCATTAAATAGAAAAATAAGTAGAGACAATTTGGATAAAGTCATAAAAGATGGTGAACTAGTTGCTGCTTCTTCTGTGGACTTAATGAATAACAATTTAATTGATAAGTATGCTTATTGGGATAATATTATTTCTATGGTTGGTGGAAAAGATAAAATTATAACTATTCAAGAGTATGCAAAAAATTATAATAAAGAGGGAAGTATGGCAGATTCTAACAATATTGTATATGTAATTCCTTTGGAAGGAGATATTGTTGAGTCACAAACAGAAATTTTTTCTGGAGAAGAAAATATAAATACAAGTGAAACTTTGGAAAAATTAAATATAGCAAAAGAAAATGATAAAGTAAAAGCTATTGTTTTAAGAGTAAACTCTCCTGGTGGTTCTGCTTTAACATCAGATATAATAGCAGAAAAAATTAGAGAATTAGCAGAAAAAAAACCAGTATATGTTTCAATGTCAAGTGTAGCAGCTTCTGGTGGTTATTATATTTCTGCAAATGCACATAAAATCTTTGTAGATAGAAATACAATAACAGGTTCTATTGGAGTTGTAAGTATACTCCCAGATTTTTCTAAATTGATAACAGATAATGGTGTTAATATAGAAAAAATATCTGAGGGAGAATACTCTGATTTATATTCAACAGACAGTTTTACAGAAAAAAAATATAACAAGATATACAATTCAAATTTAAAAGTTTATGAAGATTTTTTAAATGTTGTATCAAAAGGTAGAAAAATAGATAAAGAAAAATTAAAAACTATTGCAGAAGGTAGAATTTGGACAGGAGATGAAGCTATAAAAATAGGTTTAGCAGATGAAATTGGAGGATTGAATGAAACTATCTATGCAATAGCAGAAGACAATGATATGGATGAATATGCTGTTGTAGTAGCTAAAGATAAATTTGAAATAGGAAATATTTATAAAAAATATTCAAAATATATCAAGATGGATGCAAAAGATTTAATAAAAGAAAAGATTTTTAAAAATTATTTATATAATAAGCCAGTGACATATTTACCTTATGATGTTTTAGATTAA
- a CDS encoding YbaB/EbfC family nucleoid-associated protein, with product MVRKLKGTKAPGNQADIVKQAQVMQQQMLEVQEQLKSKEVSSSVGGGAVSVKVNGQKELIEVKLSDEVLKDAANDKEMLEDLILTAVKDAMAKAEELAEGEMAKVTGGINIPGLF from the coding sequence ATGGTTAGAAAACTAAAAGGAACAAAAGCACCAGGAAACCAAGCTGATATTGTTAAACAAGCACAAGTAATGCAACAACAAATGTTAGAAGTTCAAGAACAATTAAAATCAAAAGAAGTTAGTTCATCAGTTGGTGGAGGAGCCGTTTCAGTAAAAGTAAATGGACAAAAAGAACTTATAGAAGTAAAATTATCTGACGAAGTATTAAAAGATGCTGCAAATGATAAAGAAATGTTAGAAGATTTAATACTTACAGCTGTTAAAGATGCAATGGCTAAGGCTGAAGAATTAGCTGAGGGAGAAATGGCAAAAGTAACAGGTGGAATAAATATTCCTGGGTTATTCTAA